From the Sphaerodactylus townsendi isolate TG3544 unplaced genomic scaffold, MPM_Stown_v2.3 scaffold_500, whole genome shotgun sequence genome, one window contains:
- the LOC125425452 gene encoding delta-like protein B, which yields MAALLAAALALLGAQLARPAGVFELQVHSFTTSSPHSWCRGAHPCRLFFRVCLKHAQAVVSPEPPCTFGAALSDLVPADRSAAATSGPIRVPFHFKWPVRSFPAAQHPPDTSA from the exons ATGGCTGCGCTCCTGGCCGCCGCCTTGGCCCTGCTCGGCGCCCAGCTG GCGAGACCGGCTGGCGTCTTTGAGCTCCAGGTGCACTCCTTCACCACCAGCAGCCCGCACAGTTGGTGCCGCGGTGCCCATCCCTGCCGCCTCTTCTTCCGCGTCTGCCTCAAGCACGCCCAGGCTGTGGTGTCACCCGAACCGCCCTGCACCTTCGGGGCAGCCCTCAGTGACCTTGTTCCAGCTGACCGCAGCGCGGCAGCCACCAGTGGGCCCATCCGGGTCCCGTTCCACTTCAAGTGGCCGGTGAGGTCCTTCCCAGCGGCCCAGCACCCTCCAGACACCTCCGCTTAG